A window from Mesorhizobium sp. WSM2240 encodes these proteins:
- a CDS encoding Gfo/Idh/MocA family oxidoreductase has protein sequence MNLYSLLQARAADGKPVRAGLIGAGKFGSMFLSQVPTTPGLEVTVIADLNPERAKHACRAVGWEEERIAATVFVEDGRDLCARDVDVVIDATGSPQAGVVHALSAIENGKHIVMVNVEADVLAGPALAARARKAGIVYSMAYGDQPALVAEMVDWARAAGFRVQAAGKGTKYLPVYHQVTPHDVWTHYGLTSEAARAAGMNSQMFNSFLDGTKSAIEMAAIANACELDVPEDGLLFPPCGVDDLSHVLRPREAGGQLSGAGMVEVVSSLERDGRPVFRDLRWGVYVVLEAPNDYAAACFRQYGLPVDSTGRYAAMYKPFHLIGLELGISVLSAALRGEPTGQSRAFRGDAVAVAKRDLKPGEMLDGEGGYTVWGKLLPAKRSLDMKALPIGLAHGVKLVRPILAGQAVTFDDIEPPPDSPALQLRREAEAMI, from the coding sequence ATGAACCTTTACTCCCTCCTCCAGGCGCGTGCCGCCGACGGCAAGCCGGTCAGGGCCGGCCTGATCGGCGCCGGCAAGTTCGGCTCGATGTTCCTCTCGCAAGTGCCCACCACGCCGGGGCTCGAGGTCACGGTGATCGCCGATCTCAACCCGGAACGTGCCAAGCACGCCTGCCGGGCAGTGGGCTGGGAGGAGGAGCGGATCGCGGCAACGGTTTTTGTCGAGGACGGACGCGACCTCTGCGCACGTGACGTGGACGTCGTCATCGACGCAACCGGCTCGCCGCAGGCCGGCGTGGTCCACGCGCTCTCGGCCATCGAGAACGGCAAGCATATCGTCATGGTCAATGTCGAGGCCGACGTCCTGGCCGGGCCGGCACTGGCAGCACGGGCGCGAAAAGCGGGTATCGTCTATTCCATGGCCTATGGCGACCAGCCGGCGCTGGTTGCCGAGATGGTCGACTGGGCGCGCGCGGCCGGCTTTCGCGTCCAGGCGGCCGGCAAGGGCACGAAATACCTGCCGGTCTATCATCAAGTGACGCCCCACGATGTCTGGACACATTACGGACTGACATCCGAGGCCGCGCGAGCCGCGGGCATGAACAGCCAGATGTTCAATTCCTTTCTCGACGGCACCAAATCGGCGATCGAGATGGCAGCGATCGCCAATGCCTGCGAGCTCGACGTGCCGGAGGACGGGCTGTTGTTTCCGCCTTGCGGCGTCGACGACCTGTCGCATGTGCTGCGGCCGCGCGAGGCGGGCGGGCAACTCTCGGGCGCCGGCATGGTCGAGGTGGTGTCGTCGCTGGAGCGCGACGGCCGGCCGGTCTTCCGCGACCTGCGCTGGGGCGTCTATGTGGTGCTTGAGGCGCCAAACGACTATGCCGCGGCCTGCTTCCGGCAATACGGGCTGCCGGTTGATTCTACCGGCCGCTATGCCGCCATGTACAAGCCGTTCCACTTGATCGGGCTGGAACTCGGCATTTCGGTGCTGAGCGCGGCATTGCGCGGCGAACCGACGGGCCAGAGCCGCGCCTTCCGGGGCGATGCCGTGGCGGTGGCCAAGCGCGACCTGAAGCCCGGCGAGATGCTCGACGGCGAGGGCGGCTACACCGTCTGGGGGAAGCTCCTGCCGGCGAAAAGATCGCTCGACATGAAGGCGCTGCCGATCGGCCTCGCGCACGGCGTCAAGCTGGTTCGGCCCATACTCGCCGGGCAGGCGGTAACTTTCGACGATATCGAGCCGCCGCCAGACAGTCCGGCTCTGCAGCTTCGCCGCGAGGCCGAGGCGATGATTTAG
- a CDS encoding prolyl-tRNA synthetase associated domain-containing protein: protein MPKSPEDLFAYLDSLGISVRTKSHPPLFTVADSQALRGEIDGGHTKNLFLKDKKDNFFLVTVGEEAEVDLKQIHHIIGAAGRVSFGKPEPLMEYLGVTPGAVTAFGLINDTGGRVKFVIDEALMRDEIVNAHPLTNEATTSIASEDLLAFVKATGHEPHILKVSA from the coding sequence ATGCCGAAATCGCCCGAAGACCTTTTTGCCTATCTCGACAGCCTCGGCATTTCGGTTCGGACAAAATCCCATCCGCCGCTTTTCACGGTTGCGGATTCGCAGGCGCTCCGCGGGGAGATCGACGGTGGGCATACCAAAAACCTGTTCCTCAAGGACAAGAAGGACAATTTCTTCCTGGTTACCGTGGGCGAAGAGGCGGAAGTGGATTTGAAGCAGATCCACCATATCATCGGCGCGGCCGGCCGGGTTTCCTTCGGCAAACCGGAGCCGCTGATGGAATATCTGGGCGTCACGCCCGGCGCGGTCACTGCCTTCGGCCTGATCAACGATACGGGCGGGCGGGTGAAGTTCGTCATCGACGAGGCGCTGATGCGGGACGAGATCGTCAACGCGCATCCACTCACCAACGAGGCGACGACATCCATCGCCAGCGAGGATCTTCTGGCCTTTGTGAAGGCGACCGGACACGAGCCTCATATCTTGAAAGTATCGGCATGA
- a CDS encoding RidA family protein, which translates to MTRKLISTGSPFEKTAGYSRAVVQGDWCFVSGTTGYDYATMTMPESVEAQARNCLATISRALEEGGFSLADVVRAHYYITDADFVDRVFPILGEAFGDIRPAATMIVCSLNKPEMKIEIEVTALRREPTPA; encoded by the coding sequence CTCATCTCCACCGGCTCGCCCTTCGAGAAGACCGCGGGCTATTCGCGCGCGGTGGTGCAGGGCGACTGGTGTTTCGTTTCCGGAACGACCGGCTACGACTATGCCACCATGACGATGCCGGAGAGCGTCGAGGCGCAGGCGCGCAATTGCCTCGCGACTATTTCCAGGGCGCTGGAAGAGGGCGGCTTCTCGCTCGCCGATGTCGTCCGCGCGCACTACTACATCACCGACGCGGATTTCGTTGACCGCGTCTTTCCGATCCTGGGCGAAGCCTTCGGCGACATACGTCCCGCCGCCACCATGATCGTCTGCAGCCTGAACAAGCCGGAGATGAAGATCGAGATCGAAGTCACCGCGCTGCGGCGCGAGCCGACACCGGCATGA
- a CDS encoding aspartate-semialdehyde dehydrogenase gives MGFKVAIVGATGNVGREMLNILEERGFPVDEVVALASRRSLGTEVSFGDRTLKVKVLDTYDFSDTDLCIMSAGGNVSKEWSPKIGKQGCVVIDNSSAFRYDQDVPLIVPEVNPDAISLFSRKNIIANPNCSTAQLVVALKPLHDQARIKRVVVATYQSVSGAGKEGMDELFTQTRAVFVADPVEAKKFTKRIAFNVIPHIDVFMDDGFTKEEWKMVAETKKMLDPKIKLTATCVRVPVFIGHSEAVNVEFEKPITADEARDILRDAPGCLVVDKQEDGGYATPIDSAGEDATYISRIREDSTVDNGLSMWIVSDNLRKGAALNAVQIAELLVERGLITPKQKAA, from the coding sequence ATGGGTTTCAAGGTTGCGATCGTAGGCGCCACGGGCAATGTGGGCCGGGAAATGCTCAATATTCTCGAAGAGCGCGGCTTCCCCGTCGACGAGGTCGTGGCGCTTGCCTCGCGCCGCTCGCTCGGCACCGAAGTATCGTTCGGCGACCGCACGCTGAAGGTCAAAGTGCTCGATACCTATGACTTTTCCGATACCGACCTCTGCATCATGTCGGCCGGCGGCAACGTCTCGAAGGAATGGTCGCCCAAGATTGGAAAGCAGGGCTGCGTCGTGATCGATAATTCCTCGGCCTTCCGCTACGATCAGGATGTGCCGCTGATCGTGCCGGAAGTTAACCCCGACGCGATTTCGCTGTTCTCCCGCAAGAACATCATCGCCAACCCGAACTGCTCAACGGCCCAGCTCGTGGTGGCGCTGAAGCCGCTGCACGACCAGGCCAGGATCAAGCGCGTGGTGGTGGCGACCTACCAGTCGGTCTCCGGCGCAGGCAAGGAAGGCATGGACGAACTGTTCACGCAGACCCGCGCCGTGTTCGTGGCCGACCCGGTCGAGGCCAAGAAGTTCACCAAGCGCATCGCCTTCAATGTCATCCCGCATATCGACGTGTTCATGGATGACGGCTTCACCAAGGAAGAGTGGAAGATGGTCGCCGAGACCAAGAAGATGCTTGACCCGAAGATCAAGCTGACGGCGACCTGCGTGCGTGTACCGGTGTTCATCGGCCACTCCGAAGCCGTCAATGTCGAGTTCGAGAAGCCGATCACGGCCGACGAGGCTCGTGACATACTGCGCGACGCGCCGGGCTGCCTGGTCGTCGACAAGCAGGAAGACGGTGGCTACGCGACGCCGATCGATTCGGCCGGCGAGGACGCGACCTACATCTCCCGCATCCGCGAGGATTCGACGGTCGACAACGGCCTGTCGATGTGGATCGTCTCCGACAATCTGCGCAAGGGCGCCGCGCTCAACGCGGTGCAGATCGCCGAGCTGCTGGTCGAACGCGGGCTGATCACGCCGAAGCAGAAGGCGGCCTGA
- the leuB gene encoding 3-isopropylmalate dehydrogenase: MASRKLLLLPGDGIGPEAMAEVKKLIAAMNENFGAGFETEEGLVGGSAYDAHGAAISDADMDKAMAADAVLFGAVGGPKWDAVPYEVRPEAGLLRLRKDMQLFANLRPAICYPALAASSSLKPEVVEGLDILIVRELTGGVYFGEPKEIIDLGNGQKRGIDTQVYDTFEIERISGVAFELARTRKNHVTSMEKRNVMKSGVLWNEVVTQTHKTKYADVKLDHMLADAGGMQLVRWPKQFDVIVTDNLFGDMLSDVAAMLTGSLGMLPSASLGAPDAMTGKRKALYEPVHGSAPDIAGQGIANPIAMIASFAMCLRYSFNMVAEADRLEAAIAAVLNDGLRTKDILSAGMTEVGTIQMGDAIVRKFLALSA, encoded by the coding sequence ATGGCATCGCGCAAACTCCTCCTTCTTCCCGGCGACGGCATCGGCCCCGAAGCGATGGCGGAGGTGAAAAAACTGATCGCGGCGATGAACGAGAATTTCGGCGCCGGCTTCGAGACCGAGGAAGGGCTGGTCGGCGGCTCGGCCTACGACGCGCATGGCGCGGCGATTTCGGATGCCGACATGGACAAGGCAATGGCCGCCGACGCCGTGCTGTTCGGTGCGGTGGGCGGGCCGAAATGGGATGCCGTTCCCTACGAGGTTCGTCCTGAAGCCGGTCTTTTGCGCCTGCGCAAGGACATGCAGCTCTTCGCCAATCTCAGGCCCGCAATCTGCTACCCGGCGCTAGCGGCATCTTCTTCGCTTAAGCCGGAGGTCGTTGAAGGTCTCGACATACTGATCGTGCGGGAACTCACCGGCGGCGTCTATTTCGGCGAGCCGAAGGAAATCATCGACCTCGGCAACGGCCAGAAACGTGGCATCGACACGCAGGTTTATGACACTTTCGAGATCGAGCGTATTTCGGGCGTCGCCTTCGAACTCGCGCGGACACGCAAGAACCACGTCACCTCGATGGAAAAGCGCAACGTCATGAAGTCGGGCGTGCTGTGGAACGAGGTGGTCACCCAGACGCACAAGACGAAATATGCGGACGTGAAGCTCGACCACATGCTGGCCGATGCAGGCGGCATGCAGCTGGTCCGCTGGCCAAAACAGTTCGACGTGATCGTCACCGACAATCTGTTCGGCGACATGCTGTCGGACGTGGCGGCGATGCTGACCGGTTCGCTCGGCATGCTGCCGTCGGCCTCGCTCGGCGCGCCTGATGCGATGACCGGCAAGCGCAAGGCGCTCTACGAGCCGGTGCACGGCTCGGCGCCGGACATTGCCGGCCAGGGCATCGCCAACCCTATCGCGATGATCGCTTCGTTTGCCATGTGCCTGCGCTACTCGTTCAACATGGTGGCGGAAGCGGACCGGCTTGAAGCGGCGATCGCCGCTGTCCTCAATGACGGGCTGCGCACGAAAGACATTCTTTCGGCGGGCATGACCGAGGTCGGCACCATTCAGATGGGCGACGCCATCGTGCGAAAATTTCTGGCCCTTTCGGCGTGA
- a CDS encoding Trm112 family protein, producing MRKEEKPKIDARLLELLACPLTKGPLVWDEENSELYSRLAKLAYPVRDGIPVMLPSEARTVDPDAEPARSRSRK from the coding sequence ATGCGTAAGGAAGAAAAGCCGAAAATCGACGCCAGGCTGCTGGAACTGCTCGCCTGCCCGCTGACCAAGGGCCCGCTGGTATGGGATGAGGAGAATTCCGAGCTCTATTCGCGGCTGGCCAAGCTCGCCTATCCCGTGCGCGACGGCATACCGGTGATGCTGCCTTCGGAGGCGCGCACCGTCGATCCGGACGCCGAACCTGCCCGCTCGCGCAGCCGGAAATGA
- a CDS encoding DUF2161 family putative PD-(D/E)XK-type phosphodiesterase: MFETSLYAPVKQFLERLGFTVKGEIGGCDLLAVSGDSPPVVVVCELKLQFNLELVLQGVDRMAAADEVWVAARMSARGKGRESDVRFRNLCRRLGIGLLGVTASDDVEVLLSPAAPLPRRDPKRRSRLVDEHKRRQGDPVVGGGSRNPIMTAYRQEALACAAALADGPRRPRDLRPDLPNAYKILRRNVYGWFVSIERGVYQLTPVGHQALLRWPPPLQVEKQGGAAAAHAASSVEA; the protein is encoded by the coding sequence ATGTTTGAGACTTCGCTCTACGCACCGGTGAAACAATTTCTCGAACGCCTCGGTTTTACCGTGAAGGGGGAAATCGGCGGATGCGATCTGTTGGCGGTGAGCGGAGACTCCCCGCCCGTTGTGGTCGTGTGTGAACTCAAGCTTCAGTTCAATCTGGAACTCGTGCTGCAGGGCGTCGACCGAATGGCCGCCGCCGATGAAGTCTGGGTGGCGGCAAGGATGTCGGCTCGCGGAAAAGGCCGAGAGAGCGATGTTCGGTTTCGAAATCTGTGCCGCCGCCTCGGAATAGGCCTGCTCGGCGTCACTGCGTCTGACGATGTGGAGGTATTGCTCAGCCCGGCTGCTCCTTTGCCGCGTCGCGATCCTAAACGGCGTTCCCGGCTGGTCGATGAGCATAAACGCCGCCAGGGGGATCCGGTCGTCGGCGGCGGCTCGCGAAATCCGATCATGACTGCCTATCGGCAGGAGGCCTTGGCGTGTGCGGCAGCTTTGGCCGATGGTCCGAGGCGGCCGCGAGACCTGCGGCCTGATCTGCCGAATGCCTACAAGATCTTGCGCCGGAACGTCTATGGTTGGTTCGTCAGCATTGAGCGCGGCGTTTACCAGCTCACTCCAGTAGGCCATCAGGCGCTGCTCAGATGGCCGCCGCCCCTGCAAGTCGAGAAGCAAGGAGGGGCCGCCGCGGCACATGCGGCATCTTCCGTCGAGGCCTGA
- a CDS encoding LON peptidase substrate-binding domain-containing protein, translated as MQAGNAHYRLPSDLPTVAAVFPLSGALLLPGGRMPLNIFEPRYLQMVDEVMSGTRLIGMVQPALDGSMRDDDEPEICEVGCLGRVTSLAETGDGRYLISLQGVCRYRIAEEMAVKTPFRQCRITPFLADLKEDPTAGDVNRPALLKAFRAYLQANDLEADWDSVSRAENAMLVNALSMMAPYGAAEKQALLEAPDLKTRADTLIAITEMALAREDDEFGSSLQ; from the coding sequence ATGCAGGCGGGAAACGCCCATTACCGGCTCCCATCCGATCTGCCTACCGTAGCCGCGGTTTTCCCGCTGTCCGGCGCGCTGCTGCTGCCGGGCGGGCGCATGCCGCTCAATATATTCGAGCCGCGCTATCTGCAGATGGTAGATGAGGTCATGTCGGGAACGCGGCTGATCGGCATGGTGCAGCCGGCCCTCGACGGGTCGATGCGCGACGATGACGAGCCGGAGATCTGCGAAGTAGGGTGCCTCGGCCGGGTCACATCGCTCGCCGAAACCGGCGACGGACGCTATCTGATTTCGCTGCAGGGCGTTTGCCGCTACCGGATCGCCGAGGAGATGGCTGTGAAGACGCCGTTCAGGCAGTGCCGCATCACGCCCTTCCTGGCCGATCTGAAGGAGGACCCGACCGCCGGAGACGTCAACCGGCCGGCGCTCCTCAAGGCCTTCCGCGCTTATCTGCAGGCCAACGACCTGGAGGCCGACTGGGACAGCGTCAGCCGCGCCGAAAACGCCATGCTGGTCAACGCGCTGTCAATGATGGCGCCTTACGGCGCGGCCGAAAAGCAGGCGCTGCTCGAGGCGCCGGATTTGAAGACGCGCGCCGACACGCTGATCGCGATCACTGAAATGGCGCTGGCGCGCGAAGACGACGAGTTCGGCTCCAGCCTGCAATAA
- a CDS encoding NAD(P)-dependent oxidoreductase, with protein MVKRLQSLGYTMTVMANRNRANVDAAVARGAAEAKTARDLAGQSDVVMLCMDTSASVEARMFGETGIIAGLRSGTLVIDFGTSLPDSTIRIGEAVAARGASYMDAPLGRTPSHAVEGKLNIMAAGSHEAFIRAEPIFRDIGENVFHVGPLGAGHTLKLINNFFAMTTACAMSEAFAMADKAGIDRQVLYGVMSAGPLKSGMMDFIKANAVDGKPDMLAFSIANARKDVGYYGRMADGLGVPSLMSHAAKQALSLAGAAGYGQRMVPEMVDYFAALFGEKPRAPK; from the coding sequence ATGGTAAAACGCCTCCAGAGCCTTGGCTATACAATGACTGTGATGGCCAACCGCAACAGGGCGAATGTCGACGCGGCAGTGGCGCGTGGTGCCGCCGAAGCGAAGACTGCGCGCGACCTCGCCGGGCAAAGCGACGTCGTGATGCTCTGCATGGACACATCGGCCTCGGTCGAGGCGCGCATGTTCGGCGAGACCGGAATCATAGCCGGCTTGCGCAGCGGAACTCTGGTGATCGACTTCGGCACCTCCTTGCCCGATTCGACAATCAGGATCGGCGAGGCCGTCGCCGCAAGGGGCGCAAGCTATATGGATGCACCGCTCGGCCGCACTCCCTCGCACGCGGTGGAGGGCAAGCTCAACATTATGGCAGCCGGCAGCCATGAAGCCTTCATCCGCGCCGAACCTATCTTCAGGGATATTGGCGAGAACGTCTTTCACGTCGGGCCGCTGGGCGCCGGCCATACTCTGAAATTGATAAACAACTTCTTCGCCATGACAACGGCTTGCGCCATGTCCGAAGCTTTCGCCATGGCCGACAAGGCAGGCATCGATCGCCAAGTCCTTTACGGCGTCATGTCCGCCGGGCCGCTGAAGTCGGGCATGATGGATTTTATCAAGGCCAATGCGGTGGACGGCAAGCCGGATATGCTGGCCTTCTCCATAGCCAACGCGCGCAAGGATGTCGGGTATTACGGCAGGATGGCGGATGGTCTGGGCGTGCCCAGCCTAATGTCTCACGCCGCCAAGCAGGCGCTTTCGCTGGCCGGGGCTGCCGGGTATGGCCAAAGGATGGTTCCGGAGATGGTAGATTATTTCGCGGCTCTGTTCGGCGAAAAACCCCGGGCGCCAAAATGA
- a CDS encoding DUF2214 domain-containing protein, with amino-acid sequence MLIDWLHTLHNWEVAALIRRSLFVYPLINATHIFALTLLIGAILPADLRILGLFPSLQAGPFLRVMTGISAGGLVLAIATGFLLFSVQPLEYAGNLAFLTKISLVALGVVNASIIRFSTGWRKALAGGGISPGLRIGALLSLTIWIAALLAGRWIAFL; translated from the coding sequence ATGCTAATCGACTGGCTGCACACGCTGCACAATTGGGAGGTGGCGGCGCTCATCCGCCGCTCGCTTTTTGTCTATCCGCTCATCAACGCGACCCACATTTTCGCGCTGACGCTGCTGATCGGCGCCATCCTGCCTGCGGATCTCAGGATTCTCGGCCTGTTCCCCAGCCTTCAGGCGGGTCCGTTCCTCAGGGTGATGACTGGGATTTCGGCAGGCGGCCTGGTGCTTGCGATCGCCACCGGTTTCCTGCTGTTTTCAGTCCAGCCGCTGGAATACGCGGGCAATCTGGCCTTTCTGACAAAGATTTCGCTGGTGGCCTTGGGCGTGGTGAACGCGAGCATCATCCGTTTCAGCACCGGATGGCGGAAGGCATTGGCCGGCGGCGGCATAAGCCCCGGCCTCAGGATCGGCGCGCTTCTGTCGCTGACGATCTGGATCGCGGCGCTGCTTGCCGGGCGCTGGATTGCCTTCCTGTAA
- the trxA gene encoding thioredoxin, which yields MNTKDNPFGGMGSQYSTSVQYGNGQPPREPAPGPATGTPLVAEPFVVKDVSTKSFAADVIQESRRQPVLVDFWAPWCGPCKQLAPALEKAVQAAGGRVKLVKMNIDEHPSIAGQLGIQSIPAVIAFKDGQPVDGFMGAIPESQIRDFIEKVAGKGNGQAQIADALAAAAEAREAGDLQGAAQIYEAVLAQAPDNVDALAGLADILFQAGDSAAAQEILARAPEDKKDAPALAAVRAKLALAEQAAALGDPGELERRLAADPNDHQARFDLAMIQNALGMRQEAADNLLAIVKADRTWKDDGARAQLLQFFEAWGLTDEVTLASRRKLSSLLFS from the coding sequence ATGAACACCAAGGACAATCCGTTCGGCGGGATGGGAAGCCAGTATTCCACCAGCGTACAGTACGGCAACGGCCAGCCGCCGCGCGAGCCCGCTCCCGGTCCGGCGACCGGAACGCCGCTGGTGGCTGAACCCTTCGTAGTCAAGGACGTCTCCACCAAGAGCTTCGCTGCCGACGTGATCCAGGAATCTCGCCGCCAGCCGGTGCTGGTCGACTTCTGGGCCCCCTGGTGCGGTCCGTGCAAGCAGCTCGCGCCTGCCCTTGAAAAAGCGGTGCAGGCCGCCGGTGGCAGGGTCAAGCTCGTCAAGATGAACATCGACGAGCACCCTTCCATTGCGGGCCAGCTCGGCATCCAGTCGATCCCGGCCGTCATCGCCTTCAAGGACGGGCAGCCGGTCGACGGCTTCATGGGCGCGATCCCCGAAAGCCAGATCCGCGATTTCATCGAAAAGGTCGCCGGCAAGGGCAATGGTCAGGCGCAGATTGCCGACGCATTGGCTGCAGCGGCGGAAGCCCGCGAGGCGGGCGACTTGCAGGGTGCGGCGCAGATTTACGAAGCGGTTCTGGCGCAGGCTCCCGACAATGTCGACGCGCTCGCCGGCCTCGCCGACATTCTGTTCCAGGCCGGAGACAGCGCGGCTGCGCAGGAAATTCTGGCGCGCGCGCCGGAAGACAAGAAGGATGCCCCGGCGCTCGCCGCCGTCCGCGCCAAGCTCGCGCTTGCCGAACAGGCCGCCGCGCTCGGCGATCCGGGCGAACTCGAGCGCCGCCTCGCAGCCGATCCAAACGACCATCAGGCGCGCTTCGACCTCGCCATGATCCAGAATGCGCTTGGCATGCGGCAGGAGGCCGCCGACAATCTGCTGGCCATCGTCAAGGCCGACAGAACGTGGAAGGATGACGGCGCCCGCGCACAGCTTCTGCAGTTCTTCGAGGCCTGGGGCCTGACCGACGAGGTGACGCTGGCTTCACGGCGCAAACTGTCGTCGCTGCTGTTTTCGTAA
- a CDS encoding GNAT family N-acetyltransferase translates to MRAALGSFAWMPTVHTPDEDLAFISGTVLPLQRVTVAEAGEGIVGFIAVHGAWVEQLYIDPVWTGRGIGSRLLEQATAGMREVKLHCFQANSGARRFYEQHGFTAANSATAQEMKSGFPIFSI, encoded by the coding sequence ATGCGGGCGGCGCTTGGGTCGTTCGCCTGGATGCCGACGGTGCACACGCCGGACGAGGATTTGGCGTTCATCAGCGGGACCGTTCTGCCGCTGCAACGCGTGACGGTTGCCGAAGCCGGCGAAGGCATCGTCGGCTTCATTGCAGTCCATGGCGCATGGGTGGAGCAGCTTTACATTGATCCCGTCTGGACCGGGCGGGGCATCGGCAGCCGGCTCCTTGAACAGGCGACCGCCGGCATGAGGGAAGTGAAACTGCACTGTTTCCAAGCGAATTCCGGTGCGCGGCGTTTCTATGAACAACACGGATTCACGGCCGCAAATTCGGCGACGGCTCAGGAAATGAAGAGCGGCTTCCCGATATTCAGTATCTAA
- a CDS encoding DUF6152 family protein produces MNHPILRIPRRALLVGALCLAAAVPALAHHGWAWTEDDPFELTGVIEDIYIGNPHVTLDVRAEDGVWHVDLAPLAPTTRAGFDERAAKIGDTVTSVGFRSRDHSERRMKAARIIVNGNTFDVYPNRVPGA; encoded by the coding sequence ATGAATCACCCGATCCTGCGCATCCCCCGCCGCGCACTCCTTGTGGGAGCGCTGTGCCTTGCCGCGGCCGTCCCGGCGCTTGCCCACCATGGCTGGGCCTGGACCGAGGACGACCCATTCGAGCTCACCGGCGTTATCGAGGATATCTATATCGGCAATCCGCACGTGACCCTGGACGTTCGCGCCGAGGACGGCGTCTGGCACGTCGATCTCGCGCCGCTTGCGCCGACCACCCGCGCCGGTTTTGACGAGCGCGCGGCGAAGATTGGCGATACGGTGACCAGCGTCGGCTTCCGCTCGCGCGACCATTCGGAACGACGCATGAAGGCGGCGCGCATCATCGTCAACGGCAACACTTTCGACGTCTATCCCAATCGCGTGCCGGGCGCCTGA